In Penaeus chinensis breed Huanghai No. 1 chromosome 11, ASM1920278v2, whole genome shotgun sequence, a genomic segment contains:
- the LOC125030740 gene encoding serine/arginine repetitive matrix protein 2-like isoform X1, giving the protein MKMKDSRSSGEGLGGQNGNGAGSPTKMSTLDYLVTKMRRHVRSSSADSSPARPIIVEDEVEMRVSEDEGVVEAEDASLPAPHHRAPMYNPEDYAHALTKYSRVAQLYMPEPPKEKKGRGREKERNVAREVPQEMSLKQFSSLPELLKKLREDLKMSYLSFVKELVRDPHDGVSLLLDVLKMIQLAQTDLNGSANTREQQIALRRALIDEHECLSCLRYCLRSTDAALRVAHYHHGLYALAVATMSNLARSRTLALQLLTRACLTSPQGHRQVVEALATLRLRFAEPVKCKFLVSMMLSHPHPSFQVWGLRFLNSLVASTKTLRERIYLQEELSEAGFDSGILRKMIERSGSDSLQQQALIELNRWNEAYIDVSSFETEIVGLKNSNNNLQEELKKLREANMKLLEENVLLKTVGGEVEERYAALQRRLEQNGLPAAPSPVPSVSDSDLSSLNTIRNTMMRRHGSVSPSRNEGMRTCVTETDSVIFSKGDDRSLTPIWNGDAKSTSSSASTRSKASTTSDETITSSRPVSVSSVNLPTPVNRSRHQSSSSMTSPEPRITSPGRSSSDSPVGNGDHRRDGSNSSRTSPNQEPEGRKRRSSGDRFNESMPMTHIEMTFRNDKKSPSPVADLQFDRSRSPQDIKLANQEMSKSTKQYSRQRQQIPDEAPPVISSPVNGHSREGRKSTSPIQVDSRPNSKNSCVSSTPSSKPDSPPSTKRKAPSPPAGTASPFSSSTSSLSSSSSTSSSPGGERKDPEYMNVPLRGSSQNKSRSGSPNDKARSGSEEGDLDYERDVVVYEAITVANDRIFIDKNNTQGSHGSGKSQSSMETKGSQESGDSQDSSSDSPSVRESVRHYENLVMMTDPQEERKDQRTDNKKDDDMTGKRDEKGSNERRDKREERGSGERRDKRDDRRREDVSEKEVEAVMSGLENVLRSAESSLSLASQETVKENPLLKDSFEDRASPEHAMTEELEIVPTRVPHLPARSRSRSSQVGSNQRDPVLYLEFESPAETSDTETLLRNQPLPSPRTIETESTKSFGFIRPEKPLRRHETFIDRSNNERECREGRRRGIKRSESFQMGNKSDYNSHRSYSPRRRGSMDLLVPLEEKEVHISGRTFTKYTPHEVERRNRVNELITAEMNRRKNRSMEDRLDQWFESQGDNEWTLRWKYPEIHPEKEEKYARQKGNSSRRQESRSPTRYEDKRPSKSKSSENRPPAKQYDNKGQSPMFVNDLPGPPPKPSRSAKAPKFSNNEISAFNGFKNPNGFRESDYGPNFMLNKPSPRLADFSDFNDYGGRDYPPPPRARNLRDSWVPNGREKGMGGRRKADIDPDIPSPDYSATPASTMSTIINGSSPSKHILDMPSGLY; this is encoded by the exons TGTGGAAGACGAGGTGGAGATGCGGGTGTCGGAGGATGAGGGCGTGGTGGAAGCTGAGGATgcgtccctccccgcccctcatcACCGGGCGCCCATGTATAACCCCGAGGACTACGCCCACGCTCTCACGAAATACTCTCGCGTCGCGCAGTTATACATGCCCGAGCCGCCCAAGGAGAAGAAG GGCCGAGgacgggagaaggaaaggaacgtGGCAAGGGAAGTTCCTCAGGAAATGTCCCTGAAGCAGTTCAGTTCCTTGCCAGAGCTCCTCAAGAAACTCAGAGAAGATCTTAAGATGTCCTACCTCAG CTTCGTCAAAGAGTTGGTGCGCGATCCTCACGACGGCGTCTCGCTCCTGCTGGACGTGTTGAAGATGATCCAGCTGGCTCAGACGGATCTCAATG gatcgGCCAACACGCGGGAGCAGCAGATCGCCCTCCGTCGCGCTCTCATCGACGAGCACGAATGCCTCTCCTGCTTGCGCTACTGCTTGCGCTCGACCGACGCCGCCCTCAGGGTCGCCCACTATCACCACGGCCTCTATGCTCTCGCCGTGGCCACCATGAGTAATCTGGCGAGGAGTCGGACGCTCGCCCTGCAG CTCCTGACGCGGGCCTGCCTCACTTCGCCGCAGGGGCATCGTCAGGTGGTCGAGGCCCTGGCGACTCTCAGGCTACGATTCGCCGAGCCGGTCAAGTGTAAATTCCTAGTGTCTATGATGCTGTCCCACCCACACCCAAG CTTTCAGGTTTGGGGACTAAGGTTCCTCAACTCCCTCGTAGCTTCCACCAAGACGCTTCGGGAGAGGATTTACTTGCAGGAGGAGCTTTCGGAGGCCGGATTCGACTCCGGGATCTTGAGGAAG ATGATCGAGCGCAGCGGGTCAGACTCCCTCCAACAGCAGGCTCTAATCGAACTCAACCGCTGGAACGAAGCTTACATCGACGTCTCCTCCTTTGAGACAGAGATCGTCGGGCTAAAGAACTCCAACAACAATCTTCAGGAGGAACTGAAGAAGCTAAGGGAAGCTAACATG aaACTTCTGGAAGAAAATGTCCTCCTAAAGACTGTtggtggagaagtggaggaaCGTTACGCCGCCTTACAGCGTCGTCTGGAACAGAATGGCCTCCCCGCAGCGCCCTCTCCTGTACCCTCCGTCAGCGACTCGGACCTCTCCTCCCTCAACACCATCAGAAACACGATGATGAGACGCCATGGCTCTGTCTCACCCTCTAGGAATGAGGGGATGAGGACCTGCGTCACCGAGACTGACTCGGTCATTTTCAGCAAGGGAGACGACAGGTCACTGACGCCCATCTGGAACGGGGACGCCAAGTCCACTTCATCGTCAGCCTCGACCAGGAGCAAAGCGTCAACCACGTCAGATGAAACCATTACTTCTTCTCGGCCGGTGTCTGTCTCCAGCGTCAACCTCCCAACACCTGTTAACAGGAGTCGACACCAGTCCTCCTCTTCCATGACCTCGCCTGAACCTCGGATTACGTCTCCAGGAAGGAGTTCTAGCGACTCGCCTGTAGGAAACGGGGATCACAGGAGGGATGGCAGCAACTCGAGCAGGACGTCGCCGAATCAAGAACCAGAGGGGAGGAAGCGACGTTCTTCAGGTGATAGGTTTAACGAGTCCATGCCTATGACTCACATTGAAATGACTTTCCGTAATGACAAGAAGTCCCCCTCACCTGTAGCAGACCTTCAGTTTGACAGAAGTAGATCTCCTCAAGATATAAAACTGGCAAATCAAGAGATGTCAAAATCTACAAAGCAGTATAGTCGACAGCGCCAGCAAATCCCTGACGAGGCCCCACCGGTCATTAGTTCACCTGTCAACGGACACAGCAGAGAAGGACGAAAGTCTACAAGCCCTATTCAGGTCGACAGCAGGCCTAATAGCAAGAACTCCTGTGTGTCTAGCACTCCATCGTCCAAACCAGACTCGCCCCCCAGTACTAAGAGAAAGGCTCCCAGCCCTCCTGCAGGCACAGCCAGCCCATTCTCTTCCTCGACATCGTCTCTGTCAtcttcgtcctccacctcctccagtccaggaggagaaaggaaggacccGGAGTACATGAACGTCCCGCTTCGAGGATCATCTCAGAATAAAAGCCGAAGTGGATCGCCCAACGATAAAGCCCGTAGCGGCAGCGAGGAGGGTGACCTCGATTATGAGCGAGACGTCGTGGTTTATGAAGCTATTACCGTCGCTAACGACAGGATCTTCATAGACAAAAATAATACTCAAGGCTCCCATGGCTCCGGAAAGAGCCAGAGTTCGATGGAGACAAAGGGCAGCCAGGAGTCGGGGGACAGCCAAGATAGTTCCTCAGATAGTCCCTCCGTGCGTGAGTCTGTTCGACACTATGAGAACCTCGTCATGATGACCGACCcacaggaggaaagaaaagaccaGAGGACAGATAATAAGAAGGATGACGATATGACAGgcaagagagatgagaaaggaagtaATGAAAGGAGGGATaaacgagaggaaagaggaagtggtgaaaggagagacaaaagagatgATAGAAGACGTGAAGATGTGagtgagaaggaagtggaagcagTAATGTCTGGTCTTGAGAATGTGTTGCGCAGTGCTGAATCTTCTCTGAGTCTGGCTTCTCAGGAAACCGTTAAAGAGAATCCTCTACTAAAAGATAGCTTTGAAGACCGAGCCAGTCCCGAACATGCCATGACTGAGGAATTAGAAATTGTACCAACAAGAGTGCCCCATTTACCTGCGAGGTCCCGCTCTAGAAGCTCCCAGGTAGGCAGCAACCAGCGAGACCCAGTTCTTTACCTCGAGTTTGAGTCTCCTGCCGAGACGAGCGACACGGAGACGCTTCTCAGGAACCAGCCTCTCCCCAGCCCTCGCACCATCGAGACGGAATCCACGAAGTCGTTTGGCTTCATCCGTCCAGAAAAACCCCTTCGACGCCACGAGACGTTCATCGACCGCAGCAACAACGAGCGTGAGTGTCGAGAAGGACGTCGGCGAGGAATCAAGCGCAGTGAAAGCTTCCAGATGGGAAACAAGTCAGACTACAACAGCCATCGCTCCTACTCACCTCGACGCCGAGGCTCCATGGACCTTCTAGTGCcactggaggagaaagaggttcaCATAAGTGGGCGCACCTTCACGAAGTACACGCCCCACGAGGTTGAGCGCCGAAACCGTGTGAATGAACTCATTACGGCCGAGATGAACCGACGTAAGAATCGCAGCATGGAAGATCGCCTGGACCAGTGGTTTGAGAGTCAGGGCGATAACGAGTGGACGCTAAGATGGAAGTACCCCGAAATTCATcccgaaaaggaagagaagtatgCCCGTCAAAAGGGCAACAGCAGCAGGCGACAAGAGAGTCGATCACCCACCCGTTATGAAGACAAGAGACCATCTAAATCTAAGAGTTCTGAGAATAGACCTCCTGCAAAACAATATGATAACAAAGGCCAATCTCCAATGTTCGTAAATGATCTACCAGGACCTCCGCCGAAGCCATCTCGGTCCGCAAAAGCGCCCAAATTCTCCAACAACGAAATTAGCGCCTTTAACGGCTTCAAAAACCCCAACGGCTTCAGGGAGAGTGACTACGGCCCGAACTTCATGCTGAACAAGCCTTCGCCGCGACTCGCAGACTTCTCCGATTTCAACGACTACGGCGGGCGGGACTACCCTCCTCCCCCGCGGGCACGGAATCTCCGAGATAGCTGGGTACCGAATGGGCGGGAGAAGGGCATGGGCGGCCGACGTAAGGCTGACATTGACCCCGACATTCCCTCTCCCGATTATTCTGCGACGCCCGCTAGCACCATGTCCACCATTATCAACGGATCTTCGCCTTCTAAGCACATATTAGACATGCCTTCTGGTCTATATTAA
- the LOC125030740 gene encoding serine/arginine repetitive matrix protein 2-like isoform X2, with amino-acid sequence MERLIRSLARCLKFSCVEDEVEMRVSEDEGVVEAEDASLPAPHHRAPMYNPEDYAHALTKYSRVAQLYMPEPPKEKKGRGREKERNVAREVPQEMSLKQFSSLPELLKKLREDLKMSYLSFVKELVRDPHDGVSLLLDVLKMIQLAQTDLNGSANTREQQIALRRALIDEHECLSCLRYCLRSTDAALRVAHYHHGLYALAVATMSNLARSRTLALQLLTRACLTSPQGHRQVVEALATLRLRFAEPVKCKFLVSMMLSHPHPSFQVWGLRFLNSLVASTKTLRERIYLQEELSEAGFDSGILRKMIERSGSDSLQQQALIELNRWNEAYIDVSSFETEIVGLKNSNNNLQEELKKLREANMKLLEENVLLKTVGGEVEERYAALQRRLEQNGLPAAPSPVPSVSDSDLSSLNTIRNTMMRRHGSVSPSRNEGMRTCVTETDSVIFSKGDDRSLTPIWNGDAKSTSSSASTRSKASTTSDETITSSRPVSVSSVNLPTPVNRSRHQSSSSMTSPEPRITSPGRSSSDSPVGNGDHRRDGSNSSRTSPNQEPEGRKRRSSGDRFNESMPMTHIEMTFRNDKKSPSPVADLQFDRSRSPQDIKLANQEMSKSTKQYSRQRQQIPDEAPPVISSPVNGHSREGRKSTSPIQVDSRPNSKNSCVSSTPSSKPDSPPSTKRKAPSPPAGTASPFSSSTSSLSSSSSTSSSPGGERKDPEYMNVPLRGSSQNKSRSGSPNDKARSGSEEGDLDYERDVVVYEAITVANDRIFIDKNNTQGSHGSGKSQSSMETKGSQESGDSQDSSSDSPSVRESVRHYENLVMMTDPQEERKDQRTDNKKDDDMTGKRDEKGSNERRDKREERGSGERRDKRDDRRREDVSEKEVEAVMSGLENVLRSAESSLSLASQETVKENPLLKDSFEDRASPEHAMTEELEIVPTRVPHLPARSRSRSSQVGSNQRDPVLYLEFESPAETSDTETLLRNQPLPSPRTIETESTKSFGFIRPEKPLRRHETFIDRSNNERECREGRRRGIKRSESFQMGNKSDYNSHRSYSPRRRGSMDLLVPLEEKEVHISGRTFTKYTPHEVERRNRVNELITAEMNRRKNRSMEDRLDQWFESQGDNEWTLRWKYPEIHPEKEEKYARQKGNSSRRQESRSPTRYEDKRPSKSKSSENRPPAKQYDNKGQSPMFVNDLPGPPPKPSRSAKAPKFSNNEISAFNGFKNPNGFRESDYGPNFMLNKPSPRLADFSDFNDYGGRDYPPPPRARNLRDSWVPNGREKGMGGRRKADIDPDIPSPDYSATPASTMSTIINGSSPSKHILDMPSGLY; translated from the exons TGTGGAAGACGAGGTGGAGATGCGGGTGTCGGAGGATGAGGGCGTGGTGGAAGCTGAGGATgcgtccctccccgcccctcatcACCGGGCGCCCATGTATAACCCCGAGGACTACGCCCACGCTCTCACGAAATACTCTCGCGTCGCGCAGTTATACATGCCCGAGCCGCCCAAGGAGAAGAAG GGCCGAGgacgggagaaggaaaggaacgtGGCAAGGGAAGTTCCTCAGGAAATGTCCCTGAAGCAGTTCAGTTCCTTGCCAGAGCTCCTCAAGAAACTCAGAGAAGATCTTAAGATGTCCTACCTCAG CTTCGTCAAAGAGTTGGTGCGCGATCCTCACGACGGCGTCTCGCTCCTGCTGGACGTGTTGAAGATGATCCAGCTGGCTCAGACGGATCTCAATG gatcgGCCAACACGCGGGAGCAGCAGATCGCCCTCCGTCGCGCTCTCATCGACGAGCACGAATGCCTCTCCTGCTTGCGCTACTGCTTGCGCTCGACCGACGCCGCCCTCAGGGTCGCCCACTATCACCACGGCCTCTATGCTCTCGCCGTGGCCACCATGAGTAATCTGGCGAGGAGTCGGACGCTCGCCCTGCAG CTCCTGACGCGGGCCTGCCTCACTTCGCCGCAGGGGCATCGTCAGGTGGTCGAGGCCCTGGCGACTCTCAGGCTACGATTCGCCGAGCCGGTCAAGTGTAAATTCCTAGTGTCTATGATGCTGTCCCACCCACACCCAAG CTTTCAGGTTTGGGGACTAAGGTTCCTCAACTCCCTCGTAGCTTCCACCAAGACGCTTCGGGAGAGGATTTACTTGCAGGAGGAGCTTTCGGAGGCCGGATTCGACTCCGGGATCTTGAGGAAG ATGATCGAGCGCAGCGGGTCAGACTCCCTCCAACAGCAGGCTCTAATCGAACTCAACCGCTGGAACGAAGCTTACATCGACGTCTCCTCCTTTGAGACAGAGATCGTCGGGCTAAAGAACTCCAACAACAATCTTCAGGAGGAACTGAAGAAGCTAAGGGAAGCTAACATG aaACTTCTGGAAGAAAATGTCCTCCTAAAGACTGTtggtggagaagtggaggaaCGTTACGCCGCCTTACAGCGTCGTCTGGAACAGAATGGCCTCCCCGCAGCGCCCTCTCCTGTACCCTCCGTCAGCGACTCGGACCTCTCCTCCCTCAACACCATCAGAAACACGATGATGAGACGCCATGGCTCTGTCTCACCCTCTAGGAATGAGGGGATGAGGACCTGCGTCACCGAGACTGACTCGGTCATTTTCAGCAAGGGAGACGACAGGTCACTGACGCCCATCTGGAACGGGGACGCCAAGTCCACTTCATCGTCAGCCTCGACCAGGAGCAAAGCGTCAACCACGTCAGATGAAACCATTACTTCTTCTCGGCCGGTGTCTGTCTCCAGCGTCAACCTCCCAACACCTGTTAACAGGAGTCGACACCAGTCCTCCTCTTCCATGACCTCGCCTGAACCTCGGATTACGTCTCCAGGAAGGAGTTCTAGCGACTCGCCTGTAGGAAACGGGGATCACAGGAGGGATGGCAGCAACTCGAGCAGGACGTCGCCGAATCAAGAACCAGAGGGGAGGAAGCGACGTTCTTCAGGTGATAGGTTTAACGAGTCCATGCCTATGACTCACATTGAAATGACTTTCCGTAATGACAAGAAGTCCCCCTCACCTGTAGCAGACCTTCAGTTTGACAGAAGTAGATCTCCTCAAGATATAAAACTGGCAAATCAAGAGATGTCAAAATCTACAAAGCAGTATAGTCGACAGCGCCAGCAAATCCCTGACGAGGCCCCACCGGTCATTAGTTCACCTGTCAACGGACACAGCAGAGAAGGACGAAAGTCTACAAGCCCTATTCAGGTCGACAGCAGGCCTAATAGCAAGAACTCCTGTGTGTCTAGCACTCCATCGTCCAAACCAGACTCGCCCCCCAGTACTAAGAGAAAGGCTCCCAGCCCTCCTGCAGGCACAGCCAGCCCATTCTCTTCCTCGACATCGTCTCTGTCAtcttcgtcctccacctcctccagtccaggaggagaaaggaaggacccGGAGTACATGAACGTCCCGCTTCGAGGATCATCTCAGAATAAAAGCCGAAGTGGATCGCCCAACGATAAAGCCCGTAGCGGCAGCGAGGAGGGTGACCTCGATTATGAGCGAGACGTCGTGGTTTATGAAGCTATTACCGTCGCTAACGACAGGATCTTCATAGACAAAAATAATACTCAAGGCTCCCATGGCTCCGGAAAGAGCCAGAGTTCGATGGAGACAAAGGGCAGCCAGGAGTCGGGGGACAGCCAAGATAGTTCCTCAGATAGTCCCTCCGTGCGTGAGTCTGTTCGACACTATGAGAACCTCGTCATGATGACCGACCcacaggaggaaagaaaagaccaGAGGACAGATAATAAGAAGGATGACGATATGACAGgcaagagagatgagaaaggaagtaATGAAAGGAGGGATaaacgagaggaaagaggaagtggtgaaaggagagacaaaagagatgATAGAAGACGTGAAGATGTGagtgagaaggaagtggaagcagTAATGTCTGGTCTTGAGAATGTGTTGCGCAGTGCTGAATCTTCTCTGAGTCTGGCTTCTCAGGAAACCGTTAAAGAGAATCCTCTACTAAAAGATAGCTTTGAAGACCGAGCCAGTCCCGAACATGCCATGACTGAGGAATTAGAAATTGTACCAACAAGAGTGCCCCATTTACCTGCGAGGTCCCGCTCTAGAAGCTCCCAGGTAGGCAGCAACCAGCGAGACCCAGTTCTTTACCTCGAGTTTGAGTCTCCTGCCGAGACGAGCGACACGGAGACGCTTCTCAGGAACCAGCCTCTCCCCAGCCCTCGCACCATCGAGACGGAATCCACGAAGTCGTTTGGCTTCATCCGTCCAGAAAAACCCCTTCGACGCCACGAGACGTTCATCGACCGCAGCAACAACGAGCGTGAGTGTCGAGAAGGACGTCGGCGAGGAATCAAGCGCAGTGAAAGCTTCCAGATGGGAAACAAGTCAGACTACAACAGCCATCGCTCCTACTCACCTCGACGCCGAGGCTCCATGGACCTTCTAGTGCcactggaggagaaagaggttcaCATAAGTGGGCGCACCTTCACGAAGTACACGCCCCACGAGGTTGAGCGCCGAAACCGTGTGAATGAACTCATTACGGCCGAGATGAACCGACGTAAGAATCGCAGCATGGAAGATCGCCTGGACCAGTGGTTTGAGAGTCAGGGCGATAACGAGTGGACGCTAAGATGGAAGTACCCCGAAATTCATcccgaaaaggaagagaagtatgCCCGTCAAAAGGGCAACAGCAGCAGGCGACAAGAGAGTCGATCACCCACCCGTTATGAAGACAAGAGACCATCTAAATCTAAGAGTTCTGAGAATAGACCTCCTGCAAAACAATATGATAACAAAGGCCAATCTCCAATGTTCGTAAATGATCTACCAGGACCTCCGCCGAAGCCATCTCGGTCCGCAAAAGCGCCCAAATTCTCCAACAACGAAATTAGCGCCTTTAACGGCTTCAAAAACCCCAACGGCTTCAGGGAGAGTGACTACGGCCCGAACTTCATGCTGAACAAGCCTTCGCCGCGACTCGCAGACTTCTCCGATTTCAACGACTACGGCGGGCGGGACTACCCTCCTCCCCCGCGGGCACGGAATCTCCGAGATAGCTGGGTACCGAATGGGCGGGAGAAGGGCATGGGCGGCCGACGTAAGGCTGACATTGACCCCGACATTCCCTCTCCCGATTATTCTGCGACGCCCGCTAGCACCATGTCCACCATTATCAACGGATCTTCGCCTTCTAAGCACATATTAGACATGCCTTCTGGTCTATATTAA
- the LOC125030631 gene encoding lachesin-like, whose product MDFRVLAMLSLLFVHIEGGEALRTIGVGSAPPEFVHPAHNVTVVEGQEVTLMCSVSTLKDYKLAWVHEESQTILSIGRHLYTRIPRLSLHADHHSAALTVSPVLSTDRGWYMCQLNTNPMTYTRSYLQVLVPPTLEDWSGSYVEVREGVSVRLTCNARAFPPALTTWRRSDAEPIFRSPKTVWVVEGADLVFESVRRVHGGAYTCHVDNKVTAPVSRTTHLTVTYAPVLWLGRELVGVKAGDDITLNCSSEANPPPSHYWSANGTNVTTSHKYQVDEMRLSTRTEVLLTIKSVGHKDFTHYRCHAVNPIGQAEGTIRLYELKERIMAVPTRPTWKIPPPGRFPVPKQASLTTQPPTNASAKVRVERPWRNNNRVTDVLPSRNTSKKASADDQKKGRHLKNYPRHGGRFNDTTLIVDLIMDVEGGATACYHRELLRASDVVVVFHVLFLLVRGWFQVM is encoded by the exons GAGAAGCTCTGAGGACCATCGGCGTCGGCTCGGCTCCCCCGGAATTCGTCCACCCCGCGCACAATGTGACAGTCGTAGAGGGCCAGGAAGTCACGCTTATGTGCTCCGTCAGCACTCTGAAGGATTATAAG CTCGCCTGGGTGCACGAGGAATCCCAAACGATCTTGAGCATCGGACGGCACCTGTATACCCGGATCCCACGCCTGAGCTTGCACGCCGACCATCACTCCGCCGCCCTCACTGTGTCCCCTGTGCTTTCCACGGACAGGGGCTGGTACATGTGCCAGCTCAACACCAATCCTATGACCTACACGAGGAGCTACCTGCAGGTCCTGG TTCCTCCGACGCTGGAGGACTGGTCGGGGTCCTACGTGGAGGTGCGAGAAGGAGTGTCTGTTCGCCTGACCTGCAACGCCCGCGCTTTCCCTCCTGCTCTGACGACCTGGAGGAGGAGCGACGCAGAACCCATATTCCGCTCGCCGAAAACAG TCTGGGTTGTGGAGGGAGCCGACCTCGTGTTCGAATCCGTGCGTCGAGTGCATGGCGGCGCCTACACTTGCCATGTGGACAATAAGGTCACCGCCCCCGTCTCCCGCACCACACACCTCACTGTCACAT ACGCGCCCGTCCTCTGGCTCGGGCGGGAGCTGGTGGGCGTGAAGGCGGGCGACGACATCACCCTCAACTGCTCCAGCGAGGCCAACCCGCCCCCCTCGCACTACTGGAGCGCAAACGGCACTAATGTCACAACTA GTCACAAGTATCAGGTGGACGAGATGCGCCTCTCAACCAGGACGGAGGTTTTACTCACCATCAAGAGCGTTGGGCACAAGGATTTCACCCACTACAGGTGTCATGCTGTGAATCCCATCGGGCAGGCGGAAGGTACCATTCGGCTGTATG AACTAAAGGAAAGAATAATGGCCGTTCCTACAAGACCAACGTGGAAAATTCCTCCTCCAG GCCGCTTCCCGGTCCCCAAGCAGGCCTCGCTCACCACGCAGCCGCCCACCAATGCTTCCGCCAAGGTCCGCGTCGAGAGGCCGTGGCGCAACAACAACCGGGTCACCGACGTCTTACCTTCGAGGAACACGTCAAAGAAAGCGAGTGCCGACGACCAGAAGAAGGGAAGGCACCTCAAGAACTACCCCCGCCACGGAGGTCGTTTCAATGACACGACACTCATTGTCGACCTCATAATGGACGTGGAAGGGGGGGCGACGGCCTGTTACCATCGTGAGCTGTTGAGGGCATCGGATGTGGTTGTCGTTTTTCATGTATTGTTCCTATTAGTACGAGGCTGGTTTCAGGTCATGTAA